From Myxococcus guangdongensis:
CGCCGGTGGTGCTGCTTCCCCACGGATATCCGTGCTCGTCCTTCCAGTTCCGCAACCTGCTGCCCGCGCTCTCGGACTCGTGGCGGCTGATTGCGCCGGATGCTCCAGGCTTCGGCTACAGCGCGACGCCGTCTCCCCGCCGGTTCAGCTACACGTTCGATGGGTACGCGCGCTTCCTCGAGCGCTTCGCGGAGACACTGGGGCTCACGCGCTACGCGCTGTACCTCCATGACTACGGCTCACAGTTCGGCTTCCGGCTCGCGCTGCATGCACCCGAGCGAGTCGCCGCATTGGTCATCCAGAACGGTGACATCTACGAGGACCAGTTCGGGCCCAAGTACCGGATGCTGAAGGAACAATGGTCGAACCCGACGCCAGAGGGCCGCAGGAAGCTGCTGGCCGCGGTGAGCGAAGAGGGTTTCAAGGACGAGTTCATCGGTGAGCTACCCGAGCACCTCGTCGACCGCATCAGCCCGGACCTGTGGACGCTCCATTGGGCGCTGGTGCAGCGCTTTGACCGGCGCATGAACCTGTTCCACCTGCTGGAGGACCAACGCACGACGCTCGCGTGGATGCCGCGTTATCAGGCGTACCTGCGCGAGCACCGTCCCCCCACGCTGATTCTGTGGGGCCCTCACGACGGCTACATGCCCGAGGGCGCGGGCCGCGCGTACCTGCGCGATGTGCCGGACGCGGAGCTGCACATGCTCGACGCGGGACACTGGGCGCTGGAGACACACCTGGACGACATCGTCTTCCACATGCGGCGCTTCCTCCAACGCGTGCATCTGTCCCACGCGGCGAGCACGACCTGGATGACCTGAGCGGCCCTACGGCAGCACGTACGTCACCGGCTTCGGCAACATCACACGGACTTCATCCCCCGCGCGGATGACACCGGGGCGGTCCACCCAGGCCACGAGCCCCCGCTTCTCCCACGCGGCCTTCACGAAGCGGCTCGCGAGCTTCTCCTTGTCTGGATAGTGCTCGCCAATCACCTTGCCCGGCCCGATGCAGGGCTCGTTCTCCCCCTCCACCGCCAGCACCGCGTCCTCGGGGAAGAAGATGCGCGAGCCGGGTGGCAGGAACGTCAGCCGGGGGATGCCCACCAGCTCTAGATTGGCCCCCAGCCATGACGCCAGGACCTTGGGGATTCCGAGCGTCTGGGCCACCACCGCCAGCTCCTCCGTCGACACCAGCGACAGCTGCCGCGTGTTCCGGATGGGCGTGCCCTTCGGATACCAGGGCGTGCGCACGTCCGCCGGCCGCGTGTGTCCCGCGTGCCTGTCGCCGTCGATGCCCTCGAACGTCACGCGCACCTCCGCCAGCTCGCGCGTGACGAAGGTCTTCTTCTCGGTGCACACCAGGATGCGGACCGCGCGGCCGAAGAGCTGCGGAGACGGGGGCATGTCCCTCTTCTTACTCCGCTCCCCGCCGCTTCACAGCAAGGCGAGCTGCTGCGGTTTGCCCCCGAGCGGACGGGCATCCACCCCGTCGTCCCGCAGCGCCTGCGCCAGCTCCTCCGCGAAGCCGAAGCACGTAATCACCTCGCTCGCCCCCGTCGCCTTCACGTACGCCTTCAACGATGGGAAGTCCGCGTGGTCCGACACCGGGAACGCCACGTCCGCGCTGTAGCGCCGCGCCGCCCCCGGGTCCATCGCCCACCCCGTCAACACCGCCGTCCCCCGAGGCCACAGGTGCGCCAGCGCCCCACCGCGCGCCTGATGCGGCGGGAAGAACAGCACCTCGCCCGGCTCCACGGTCCCCGTGTAGCAACGCAGGTTCTCGATCGGCACTCCCAGCTCGCCATAGAGCTGGGCCACTTCGTAGATGGAAGGGTGCGCCACCAGCGAGAACCCTCGGCCCGCGAGGAACTTCATCGACTCCTGGCTCTTGCCCAGCGGATATCCGAGCACCACCGGCACCGCGCCCCGCTCGAGCTGCCGACGCACCCACGCCTCCACCTGCCCCAACACCTCGTCACGCGGCGGGAAGCGGTAGCGCGGATGGCCGAAGGTCGACTCGATGACCAGCGTGTCGCACTCGGCCACCTCCGTCGCCTCGGCCGTCAACGACGGCACCACGTTCAAGTCGCCCGTGTAGACGACACGCCGACCATCCGAGCGGATGACGCGCAGCTGCGCGCTGCCCAGGATGTGCCCCGCCGGCAGCAGCTCCAACACCAACGGCCCCAACTCGAACGGCCGACGGTACGGCGCGGCCAAAGGAGCGCTCAACGGCCCCAGCCGATGCTCCATGAAGCGCAGCGTCGCCGCCGTGGCGATGGTGCGCTCATGCCGGGCGATGTGGTCCGAATGCCCATGGCTCACGAAGCACAGCGGCGACTTGCGCTTCGCGTCCAGCGACAGGAGGGTGCCCGTCAGGTGCATCCCGTTTCGACGCAGCTCCACACTCATGGGAGTGAGGGGGACCGTGACTTCCACCACGCCCAGGCCGGTGAGCCCAGCTCCGCCACCAGCACACCCAGGAGGATGAGCCCGCCGCCCATCGCCTCCGGCGCGCCCAGCCGCTCGTAGCCCAGCACCACCGAGTAGATGGACGCGAACACCGGCTCCAGCGCGTAGATGACCGCCGCGCGCACCGCGGACGTGCGCGCCTGCGCCCACGTCTGCACGCTGATGGCGAAGGCGCTGGGCAACAACCCACACACCAGCACCGCCATCACCAGCGAGGGCTGCCACTCCACCCTGCGCGTCACGAAGGGCAGGCACGCCGCGGACATCAGCGCCACACCCCACAGCTGCACCGCCACCATCCCCAGCACGCCCTCCTTCGACGCGTATCGCTCCGTGAAGGTGATGTGCGCCGCGTAAGCCACCGCGCAGCCGAGCGACAGCATCTCCCCCAGGTTCAGCCACCCGCCGCCCTCCCCCGGCGCCGGCCGCGTGAGCAGGTAGAGCCCCGCCGCCGACATCGCCACCCCCACCAGCGCCGCGGGCTTCGGCGCGCGCCGGAACACCAGCAGCGTCAGCAGCGGGACGAACAGCACGCACATCCCGGTGATGAACGCCGAGCGCGACGGCGTGGTGAACGTCAGCCCCCACGTCTGGAGCGCGAAGCCCAGGAACAGGAACGTCGCCAGCAGCGCGCCGTGGCGCAGGTTCGTCGGGTTCAACACCTGCCGGCCCGCGAGCGCGCTCAGCGCCACCGCGCCCACCCCGAAGCGCAGCGACAGGAAGGTGAACGGGTCCGCGTAGCTCAGCGCGTCCTTCACCACCACGAAGGTGACACCCCAGATGAGGGTGATGAAGACCAGCGCGCCGTCCGCCTGGAGACCGCGCAGTCTCCCCAGGAAGGATGGCTCACGGCCCAGGCTGTCGGGAGTCGAGGTGCTCACGGAGGGCACGACGTTTCGCCTACCCCGGGGTGCCGCGCAACCCCCGTCGCTTCAGGGCGCGGAGGCCCGCTCCAGGACGACCAGGCGCTTGGAGCGACCCGCCGCGTCCCACGCCTCGTTCGTGCGCCGGGTCAGCGCCTCCGTGGCGAGGTGGAAGCCGACGCCCTCGAAGGTCCTCAGCGACGCGGCGTTGTCCTCGTCCACGTCTGCCTGCACGCTGGGCTCGCCCTGTCGGTGGGACTCCTCCAACAGGCACTCCAACAGCTGCGTGGCCACGCCCATCCGCCGGGCCTGCGGCGCCACCACCAGCGAGCGCACCCAGACGCCGTCCAGCGGCAGCCCCTCCTGGCGATACGAGTCCACCCACGCGAAGCCGTGCAGCCGCCCCTTCGAGTCCAGCGCGCCCGCCGCCGCGCCCCGACGCTCGGTGGGATCCAGCCCCCAGCGGTCTCGGAGCTGCCGGCGCAGGAAGCTCGCGGAGACCACCAGGCGCTCGCTCGCGAAGGTGACGAGCGCGTCCAGGTCTCCAGCCCGCAGCAGGCGTATCTCCAGCGGGCCCACCAGGTGGCGCCGAAGGGGCCTGGACCAGTTGGAGAAGAAGAAGTCCCGCACGCCCCGATAGACTAGCCGGGTCTGGGGCCGCGCCCACGCGGACGCCAGCGTCCACTGCGTCACCCACAACGCCGGACTCAAGGGCCTGGGCAGCGGGAGCATCCACCGTCCACGCCGCAGCGCGACGGCGCGCCCCAGCAACTCTCCGCCCGTCCGCTCCACGGCGCCCAGGAGCGGCGCCGTGCGCCAGGGCTGGGTGGCCACCACCACCTGGGCCGTCAGCATGCGCCCCTGGCGCACCAGCACCACGTCACCGCGCGCCGTCTCGCCCGGCCCGCAGCGCAGCACCCGCACCGAGTCACCGGAGCGCAGCAGCGGGAACAGGCCCCCGCCCACACCGCGCACCCAGAGCTTCTGCCCGGGTGGCAGCGCCCTCAGCACGTCCAGCAGCACCTCGGTGGAAGGCGTCTTCCGCGGCGGCACACGCCACCTCCGGGGAAGTCCGGCCCTGCTCGTGCCTTCCCCTCGTCGACGGGAATGTAGCCCCTTCGCTCTCCCACACCAACCGACCCGGGCGCGGCGCTATCCACCGCCGCTGTGTCCCGCTAAGACGAGGGCGCCACCGGCCGGAAGGTGGCGCAAGGAGGAGTGAGGTCATGGACGCGACGCCCGAGGGCTCGCTGGTGCCGCAGCGGGGTTGGTGGAGTCGGAACTGGAAGTGGGTGGTGCCCGTGGGCTGCCTGGGTGTGCTGGCCTCGTGCGGCTGCCTGGGCTTCGCGATGGTGGGGCTCGGCGTGAAGTCGCTGAGCAACATGGGCGCGTACACCGACGCGGTGGCCATCGCCCAGTCCGATGCACAGGTGCGGCGCGCGCTGGGGGCGCCCATCCAGACGGGCCTGCCGAAGCAGTCGGCGGTCCAGTCCATCAATGGCCAGACGCACGCCCGGTTCACCATCCCCCTGGATGGCCCGCAGGCCGACGGCACGCTGTTCATCGACGCGACCAAGCAGGGCGAGGACGAGTGGCGCTACGACACGCTCGCCGTCGAGCTCGAGGACGGCAGCCGCATCGACCTGCGTGACGACGCGCCCGACGCCCCCGACGCGTTCCCGAGCGAGGAGACGCCAGAGGACGACGAGCCGCTGCCTCCTCCGCCGGAGCCTCCCGGCACCGACGAGAACGTCCCGGCCCGCGGTGGCCGCGACAGCGACATCGAGCTGTAGCCACGCGAAAGGGCGCGCGGGCGCCTCTCGGACAGGTGCCTCGCCCGCCCTCGCCGGCGTCCCTCCGGAAACGACGAAGGGGCGAGCGTGGGAACCCTCGGGTCCCCACGCCCGCCCCTCGTCAGCCCGAACGGGCCAGCGCGCTGCTTACTTCAGCTTCTGCAGCTCCGAGCGCAGCTCGGGGAGGACCTTGAAGAGGTCCGCGACGATGCCGTAGTCCGCCACCTGGAAGATGGGGGCCTCGGCGTCCTTGTTGATGGCGACGATGGTCTTCGAGCTCTTCATGCCCGCCAGGTGCTGGATGGCGCCGCTGATGCCCGCGGCGATGTACAGCGCCGGCGCCACGACCTTGCCCGTCTGACCGACCTGCAAATCGTTGGGAACCCAACCCGCGTCGCACACCGCGCGGGACGCGCCCACCGCGGCGCCCAGGTCATCGGCCAGCGCCTCAATCTCCTTGAAGTCGCCCTTGGTGCCACGGCCACCGGAGATGACGACGCGCGCCTCGGTCAGCTCCGGGCGAGCGCTCTTCACTTCCTTGAACTCGACGAACTTCGTCTTGGAGGCTTCGATCTTCGGAGCGAAGGTCTTCACCTCGGCGGCGCCCTGGCCACCGGCGGCCGCGGTGAACTCCGTGGCGCGCACGGTGAACACCTTGACCGGCGTGTTGAGCTTCACCTCGGCGAACACGTTCCCGGCCCACATCGGGCGGTGGAAGATGATGTCCGCGCCCGAGCCACCCAGGCCCGTGATGTCCGTGGCCATGGCGGCCTTCAGACGCGCGGCGAGGCGGGGCATCAGGTCCTTGCCCTGCGCGGTGGACGCCATGCCCACGAAGTCCGCCTTGAGCTCGGTGGCGAGCGCGGCGAGCGCGGGGGCATACGTCTCCGCCAGGTAGTGCTCCAGCTCCGCGGCGGCGCCCACGTGCACGGCCTTGGCGCCGGTGCCCTTGAGCTCCTCGGCCACCTTGGCCGGGTCCTTGCCGAGGATGGCGATGTGCAACTCCGCCCCGGCCTTGTCCGCGAGCTGCTTGCCCGCGGTGATGGCGTTCAGGGAGGCCTTGCGGAGGTTCCCGTCCGGCTGCTGCTCGGCGACGATGAGAACGATTGGCATTGGAGTGTCTCCGTATCTTCCGAGAGGGTTAGACGACCTTCGCCTCGTTGCGCAGCTTGTCCACCAGCGTGGCCACGTCCGGCACCTTGATGCCGGCCTTGCGCGCGGGGGGCGAGGCGAGCTTCAGCACCTGGATCTTCGGAGCCACGTCCACGCCCAGTCCGGCCGGCGTCAGCTCCTCGATGGGCTTGCTCTTGGCCTTCATGATGCCCGGCAGGCTCGCGTAGCGCGGCTGGTTCAGGCGCAGGTCCGTGGTGACGACGGCGGGCAGCTGGCACTCCACCGTGGCCAGCCCGTTGTCGACCTCGCGCACCACCTGGACGGCCTTCTTGTCCGCGGTGAGCTTGACGGCGGGCTCCTTGTTCTTCTCCTCGGCGCTCTCCAGCGACTCCACCTTGGAGGCGAACGTGGCCTGACCCCAGCCCAGGAACTCGGCCAGGTACTGGCCCACCTGGTTCTGGTCGTCGTCGATGGACTGCTTGCCCAGGACGACCAGGTCCGGCTTCTCCTTCTCCGCGACCTTCTGGAGCAGGCCCGCGATGCCGAGCTGGTCCAACGGGCCGGTGTGGTTCACCCACACGGCGCGGTGCGCGCCCATGGCCAGCGCGTGGCGCAGCTGCTCCTGCACCTCCTTGCCGCCGATGGACACCACCACCACTTCACCCTGGTGCTTGGCGACGAGCCGGAGGCCTTCCTCCACGCCAATTTCATCGAAGGGGTTGATCTTGTACTTGAGCCCCTCCTGGACGATGCCCGAGCCATCGGGCTTCACCTTGATTTTCGACTCGGGGTCTTCCACGCGCTTGGCGGTGACGAGGATCTTCACGGCGGCTTCTCCTTGCGGGAGGCGTTTTAGAAGGCTGGAAAACAGTCCGGCACGCGCAGGAATGACGCGACGCGCGAACGGCCTGGGTTAATAGGCATCCGGGCACCACGGCGGCAACGGGAAACGGCCGCCGGGCCCAGTTCTGCTTTTCTACTTGAACAGTTCTCGAGCGATGACGAGGCGCTGGACCTGGCTGGTCCCCTCGTACACCTGGATGAGCTTCGCGTCGCGCATCAGCTTCTCCACGGGGTACTCCTTGATGTACCCGTAGCCGCCGTAGACCTGGACCGCGTCGGTGGCGACCTTCATGGCCATGTCGGCGGCGAAGGACTTGGCGTAGCTGGACTGGAGGGTGTTGCGCTTGCCCTGGTCCAACAGCCACGCGCTCTCGTAGGTGAGCATGCGGGCCGCGTGGGTGTTCATGGCCATGTCGGCAATCATGAACTGGATGGCCTGGTGCTCGATGATGGGCTTGCCGAACGTCTTGCGCTGCGAGGCGTACTCCATGGAGTGCTCGAGCGCGGCACGGGCGATGCCCACGGAGAACATGGCGGTGAGCGGGCGGCTGTTGTCCAGCGTGGCCATGGCGATGGCGAAGCCCTGGCCCTCCTCGCCGATGCGGTTTTGCACCGGCACGCGCACGTCCTCGAACGTGAGCGACACGGTGTCGCTGGCGCGCTGGCCCATCTTGTTCTCGTGCTTGCTGACGGACAGCCCCTTGGGGCGGCCCTGGACGACGAAACACGTGATTCCCTTGTGCTTCTTCGCCTTGTCCACGGTGGCGAACACCGTGTACTGCTCGGCGTGACCGCCGTTGGTGATGAAGCACTTCGCGCCGTTGATGACGTACTCGTCACCCTCGCGGCGCGCCGTGGTCTGCATGTTGGCCACGTCACTGCCGGCCTCGGGCTCGGTGAGACAGAACGAGGAGAACGTCAGCTTCTCCGCGAAGTGGCCGAGCAGGCGCTTCTTCTGCTCGTCGGTGGCCGCGAGGATGATGGGCAGGTTGGCCAGGTCGTTGGCGATGATGGACGTGGCCACCCCCGCACAACCCCAGCTGAGCTCCTCCGCGACAATCGTCTGGTCCAGGTGCGACAGGCCCACCCCGCCGTACTCCGCGGGGATGGCCATGTTGAGCAGGCCCAGCTCGAACGCGGTGGCCAGCAGGTCACGAGGGAAGGTGGCCGTCTCGTCGTAGTGCGCCGCCTTGGGGCGGACGACCTCGCGAGCGTACTTGCGCGCCGTCTGCTGCAGCGCGCGCTGGTCTTCGGAGAGCTCGAATTCCATGAGATTCCTCGTGATGCGAACGGCGTGTTGATTCGGGAGTCAACGAATACATGCCGTCACGAGAAATCTCCAGCCCAACCCGCCTGGGAAAGTGGTGCCCGGGGGGTCGGCTGACGCCCCGGGGGTCTGTCCTGCGGCACCCGGGGGCGAGGCGAGTGACTACTTCGCGGCCTTGGGGACCTTTTCCCAATCCGCGAGGAACTTCTTGATGCCCGACTCGGTCAGCGGGTGGTTGGCCAGCTGGGTGATGACGTTGTACGGCAGGGTGGCGACGTGGGCGCCCAGGCGGGCGGACTGGAGCACGTGCACGGGGTTGCGCACGCTGGCGACGAGCACCTGCGTGTCGAAGTCATAGTTCTGATAAATCTCCAGGATGTTGGCGATGAGCTCCATGCCGTCCTGGGAGATGTCGTCCAGCCGGCCGACGAAGGGCGACACGTAGGTGGCGCCGGCCTTGGCGCACAGCAGGGCCTGGTTGGCGGAGAAGATGAGGGTGACGTTGGTGCGGATGCCCTCGGCGGTGAGCGCCTTGACGGCCTTCACGCCCTCGACGCCCATGGGAATCTTCACCACGACGTTCTTGTGAATCTTGGCCAGCTGGCGGCCCTCGGCGATGAGCCCTTCGGCGTCCAGGGAGACGGCCTCGGCGCTGATGGGGCCGTCGACGATGGCGCAGATTTCGCGGATGGTCTCCTCGAGACCGCGGCCGACCTTGGCCAGGAGCGAGGGGTTCGTCGTCACACCGTCCACGCAGCCCATCGCGTGGGCCTTGCGAATCTCCTCCACGTCCGCGCTGTCGATGAAGAACTTCATCTGTTCACTCTCCTGGATGGGCCCGCGAATGAGGGCGAGGGATGGGGTCGGCTCCGAGGGAGCCGGGCGAGCAGGCGCGTAACCGATGCCCCCCCACGCGTCAAGGGTGGCCCCTGGCGGGAGTGGGAGGTAGAAGGCGAAGCCGTCGCCATGGCCCGCTCCCCACGCTCCGCTGCCAAGAAGCCCCGTCTGCGCGCCCTCCCCGGCCGCGCCACCCCGGCCCCCACGTCCGAGCTGGACGACGAGGCCCTGCTCGCGTGCGCACGCGACGTGCTGGAGGCGGAGTCGCGCGCCATCCTCGGCGTGACGGAGAGGTTGGGCGCGCCCTTCGTTCGCGCGGTGCGGCTGGTGCGCGAGTGTCAGGGACAGGTCATCGTGACGGGCATGGGGAAGGCGGGCCACATCGGCCAGAAGCTCTCCGCCACGCTCGCGTCCACGGGCGTCCGCTCGGTGTTCCTGCACCCCGCGGAGGCGGTGCATGGCGATTTGGGCCGCGTGGCGCGCGGGGACGTCGTCCTCGCGTTGTCGAACAGCGGCTCGACGGAGGAGCTGGTGCGGCTGTTGCCGTCGTTCAAGCGGATGGCCACGCCGGTCATCGCGTTGACGGCGGACACGCAGAGCCTGCTCGCGCGCGGCTCGGACGTGGTGCTGGAGATTGGGCACATCGAGGAGGCGTGTCCGATGGGGCTTGTCCCCACGGCGTCCACGGCGGCGCTGCACGCGCTGGGGGACGCGCTCACCATGGCGGTGCTGCGCTCGCGGCCGTTCGGCACGGATGACTACGCGCTGCTCCATCCAGGTGGGAAGCTGGGCCGCTCGGTGCAGCGCGTGTTCGAGCTGATGCGCACGGGGCCCGCCAACCCGCTGGTGCGCGACACCGCCACGCTGTCGGAGGTGGTGGGGGTGATGACGAAGACGCCGGGCCGGCCGGGCGCGGCCTGCGTGGTGGACCGCACGGGGCGGCTGGTGGGCATCTTCACGGACGGCGACTTGCGCCGCCGCGTGGAGCAGGGCCTCACCGACTTCAAGATTCAGGTGCGCGACGTGATGGGCAAGCAGCCGCGCTGCGTGACGCCGGAGACGCTGGCGCTCTCGGCCACCGCGCAGATGCGCGAGCTGAAGGTGGACCAACTGCCCGTGGTGGACGTCGACGGGCGCGCCGTGGGCCTGCTCGACGTGCAGGACCTGCTCGCCGCGAAGTTCGTCTGACGGGCGACGGCGCGCGGACGCTGCCGCTCGCCGACGTGCCCACCGGCTGAGCCTGTGGGTTCGTGCCACCCACGCGCGCATCGAGGAGCGGTTCGCCGCGCGCGGGCTTGAAAGCACAGCGCCATCACCCCCACTCGGCGGTGCCGCGCCTGCGCAAGCATCGGCATCTCTGAACGGTGCGGACGCCCCTGTGTTGCCAGGGTCAACGCACCGCCGAGGCGGGGCGGGCCACAGTGCAC
This genomic window contains:
- a CDS encoding alpha/beta fold hydrolase, which encodes MPAVQHQTVDVDGLEIFYREAGPEDAPVVLLPHGYPCSSFQFRNLLPALSDSWRLIAPDAPGFGYSATPSPRRFSYTFDGYARFLERFAETLGLTRYALYLHDYGSQFGFRLALHAPERVAALVIQNGDIYEDQFGPKYRMLKEQWSNPTPEGRRKLLAAVSEEGFKDEFIGELPEHLVDRISPDLWTLHWALVQRFDRRMNLFHLLEDQRTTLAWMPRYQAYLREHRPPTLILWGPHDGYMPEGAGRAYLRDVPDAELHMLDAGHWALETHLDDIVFHMRRFLQRVHLSHAASTTWMT
- a CDS encoding MOSC domain-containing protein, which encodes MPPSPQLFGRAVRILVCTEKKTFVTRELAEVRVTFEGIDGDRHAGHTRPADVRTPWYPKGTPIRNTRQLSLVSTEELAVVAQTLGIPKVLASWLGANLELVGIPRLTFLPPGSRIFFPEDAVLAVEGENEPCIGPGKVIGEHYPDKEKLASRFVKAAWEKRGLVAWVDRPGVIRAGDEVRVMLPKPVTYVLP
- a CDS encoding MBL fold metallo-hydrolase, which encodes MSVELRRNGMHLTGTLLSLDAKRKSPLCFVSHGHSDHIARHERTIATAATLRFMEHRLGPLSAPLAAPYRRPFELGPLVLELLPAGHILGSAQLRVIRSDGRRVVYTGDLNVVPSLTAEATEVAECDTLVIESTFGHPRYRFPPRDEVLGQVEAWVRRQLERGAVPVVLGYPLGKSQESMKFLAGRGFSLVAHPSIYEVAQLYGELGVPIENLRCYTGTVEPGEVLFFPPHQARGGALAHLWPRGTAVLTGWAMDPGAARRYSADVAFPVSDHADFPSLKAYVKATGASEVITCFGFAEELAQALRDDGVDARPLGGKPQQLALL
- a CDS encoding DMT family transporter; translation: MSTSTPDSLGREPSFLGRLRGLQADGALVFITLIWGVTFVVVKDALSYADPFTFLSLRFGVGAVALSALAGRQVLNPTNLRHGALLATFLFLGFALQTWGLTFTTPSRSAFITGMCVLFVPLLTLLVFRRAPKPAALVGVAMSAAGLYLLTRPAPGEGGGWLNLGEMLSLGCAVAYAAHITFTERYASKEGVLGMVAVQLWGVALMSAACLPFVTRRVEWQPSLVMAVLVCGLLPSAFAISVQTWAQARTSAVRAAVIYALEPVFASIYSVVLGYERLGAPEAMGGGLILLGVLVAELGSPAWAWWKSRSPSLP
- a CDS encoding GNAT family N-acetyltransferase, translated to MPPRKTPSTEVLLDVLRALPPGQKLWVRGVGGGLFPLLRSGDSVRVLRCGPGETARGDVVLVRQGRMLTAQVVVATQPWRTAPLLGAVERTGGELLGRAVALRRGRWMLPLPRPLSPALWVTQWTLASAWARPQTRLVYRGVRDFFFSNWSRPLRRHLVGPLEIRLLRAGDLDALVTFASERLVVSASFLRRQLRDRWGLDPTERRGAAAGALDSKGRLHGFAWVDSYRQEGLPLDGVWVRSLVVAPQARRMGVATQLLECLLEESHRQGEPSVQADVDEDNAASLRTFEGVGFHLATEALTRRTNEAWDAAGRSKRLVVLERASAP
- a CDS encoding cytochrome c oxidase assembly factor Coa1 family protein — protein: MDATPEGSLVPQRGWWSRNWKWVVPVGCLGVLASCGCLGFAMVGLGVKSLSNMGAYTDAVAIAQSDAQVRRALGAPIQTGLPKQSAVQSINGQTHARFTIPLDGPQADGTLFIDATKQGEDEWRYDTLAVELEDGSRIDLRDDAPDAPDAFPSEETPEDDEPLPPPPEPPGTDENVPARGGRDSDIEL
- a CDS encoding electron transfer flavoprotein subunit alpha/FixB family protein, giving the protein MPIVLIVAEQQPDGNLRKASLNAITAGKQLADKAGAELHIAILGKDPAKVAEELKGTGAKAVHVGAAAELEHYLAETYAPALAALATELKADFVGMASTAQGKDLMPRLAARLKAAMATDITGLGGSGADIIFHRPMWAGNVFAEVKLNTPVKVFTVRATEFTAAAGGQGAAEVKTFAPKIEASKTKFVEFKEVKSARPELTEARVVISGGRGTKGDFKEIEALADDLGAAVGASRAVCDAGWVPNDLQVGQTGKVVAPALYIAAGISGAIQHLAGMKSSKTIVAINKDAEAPIFQVADYGIVADLFKVLPELRSELQKLK
- a CDS encoding electron transfer flavoprotein subunit beta/FixA family protein, whose protein sequence is MKILVTAKRVEDPESKIKVKPDGSGIVQEGLKYKINPFDEIGVEEGLRLVAKHQGEVVVVSIGGKEVQEQLRHALAMGAHRAVWVNHTGPLDQLGIAGLLQKVAEKEKPDLVVLGKQSIDDDQNQVGQYLAEFLGWGQATFASKVESLESAEEKNKEPAVKLTADKKAVQVVREVDNGLATVECQLPAVVTTDLRLNQPRYASLPGIMKAKSKPIEELTPAGLGVDVAPKIQVLKLASPPARKAGIKVPDVATLVDKLRNEAKVV
- a CDS encoding acyl-CoA dehydrogenase family protein, yielding MEFELSEDQRALQQTARKYAREVVRPKAAHYDETATFPRDLLATAFELGLLNMAIPAEYGGVGLSHLDQTIVAEELSWGCAGVATSIIANDLANLPIILAATDEQKKRLLGHFAEKLTFSSFCLTEPEAGSDVANMQTTARREGDEYVINGAKCFITNGGHAEQYTVFATVDKAKKHKGITCFVVQGRPKGLSVSKHENKMGQRASDTVSLTFEDVRVPVQNRIGEEGQGFAIAMATLDNSRPLTAMFSVGIARAALEHSMEYASQRKTFGKPIIEHQAIQFMIADMAMNTHAARMLTYESAWLLDQGKRNTLQSSYAKSFAADMAMKVATDAVQVYGGYGYIKEYPVEKLMRDAKLIQVYEGTSQVQRLVIARELFK
- the fsa gene encoding fructose-6-phosphate aldolase; this translates as MKFFIDSADVEEIRKAHAMGCVDGVTTNPSLLAKVGRGLEETIREICAIVDGPISAEAVSLDAEGLIAEGRQLAKIHKNVVVKIPMGVEGVKAVKALTAEGIRTNVTLIFSANQALLCAKAGATYVSPFVGRLDDISQDGMELIANILEIYQNYDFDTQVLVASVRNPVHVLQSARLGAHVATLPYNVITQLANHPLTESGIKKFLADWEKVPKAAK
- a CDS encoding KpsF/GutQ family sugar-phosphate isomerase produces the protein MARSPRSAAKKPRLRALPGRATPAPTSELDDEALLACARDVLEAESRAILGVTERLGAPFVRAVRLVRECQGQVIVTGMGKAGHIGQKLSATLASTGVRSVFLHPAEAVHGDLGRVARGDVVLALSNSGSTEELVRLLPSFKRMATPVIALTADTQSLLARGSDVVLEIGHIEEACPMGLVPTASTAALHALGDALTMAVLRSRPFGTDDYALLHPGGKLGRSVQRVFELMRTGPANPLVRDTATLSEVVGVMTKTPGRPGAACVVDRTGRLVGIFTDGDLRRRVEQGLTDFKIQVRDVMGKQPRCVTPETLALSATAQMRELKVDQLPVVDVDGRAVGLLDVQDLLAAKFV